The following proteins are encoded in a genomic region of Mycobacterium sp. 155:
- the fdh gene encoding formate dehydrogenase, protein MAGPKFFLEWPVLRQFRSGDLLGRGPAVASRLTREITARTSTADRVAQSVCPFCAVGCGQRVYVKDERVVQIEGDPDSPISRGRLCPKGSASEQLVNAAGRQLHVLYRAPRATEWQRLDVDTATEMIADRFIESRRNTWQEIDKRGNLLRRTMGIASLGGATLDNEENYLIKKLFTAAGAIQIENQARIUHSSTVPSLGASFGRGGATQTLQDLANADCIVIQGGNAAEAHPVGFQWISEAKARGARIIHVDPRFTRTGAVADKHIPIRVGSDVVLLGGLINYVITHDLWFKEYVVAYTNAATLINEDFRDTEDLGGLFSGFDPETGKYDPSTWAYAEQDGGSIESSGGGHHHGTSTSAAPGDAYGSGGPPLEHARVVRDDTLQDPRTVFQILKRHYSRYTPEMVRDMCGISLDDFEYLARSVTENSGRERTTCFAYATGWTQHSLGAQFIRTAAILQLLLGNMGRPGGGIMALRGHASIQGASDIPTLFNLLPGYLPMPVAGTHDHFREYIDAIGSKKQKGFWANADAYTVSLLKAWWGDAAREDNNWAYDYLPRLTGAHGTYQTVADMLADQVEGYFLLGQNPAVGSANGRMQRLGMAHLKWLVVRDFNMIESAIWWKEGPEIESGELRTEDIETEVFFMPAATHVEKAGSFTQTQRLLQWRHQAVAPPGECQSELQFFFELGRRIKEKLADSTDERDRPLIDLTWDYPTDEHGEPDPVAVLAEINGSHLTGPDAGKPLSTFNEMRADGSTAGGCWIYTGVYANGINQAARRVPGGGSGPSQSEWGWAWPADRRILYNRASADPDGKPWSERKKYIWWDEQQGRWVGDDVPDFPIDRAPGSRPDPALGGPDALAGDDPFVMQSDGKGWLFTPTGMVDGPLPTHYEPQESPVANALYPQQQSPARVIFARTDNFSAPSAGHPGVDVYPYVFTTYRLTEHHTAGGMSRWQPYLAELQPELFCEVSPELAAERGLEPYGWATIISPRAAIETRVLVTERMTPLAIGGRTVHQIGLPYHWGVGSDAVVSGDAVNDLIGLTLDPNVQIQECKVGSCDIQPGRRPQGAELLRLVEEYQARSGVTIETDNERITDPTREIIDPPAEQDDPNKEGWSRW, encoded by the coding sequence ATGGCAGGACCGAAGTTCTTTCTCGAGTGGCCCGTGCTGCGGCAGTTCCGCTCGGGTGACCTGTTGGGCCGCGGTCCCGCGGTGGCGTCACGGCTGACTCGCGAGATCACCGCGCGCACGTCGACCGCTGATCGCGTCGCGCAGAGCGTGTGCCCGTTCTGTGCGGTGGGCTGCGGTCAGCGGGTGTACGTCAAGGACGAGAGGGTTGTGCAGATCGAGGGCGACCCGGATTCGCCGATCTCGCGTGGCCGGCTGTGCCCCAAGGGCTCGGCGAGCGAGCAGTTGGTCAATGCCGCCGGACGCCAGCTCCACGTGCTCTACCGCGCACCCCGTGCCACCGAGTGGCAGCGTCTTGATGTCGACACCGCGACCGAGATGATCGCCGACCGCTTCATCGAGTCGCGCCGCAACACCTGGCAGGAGATCGACAAGCGGGGCAACCTGCTGCGCCGGACCATGGGCATCGCGTCGCTCGGCGGCGCCACCCTGGACAACGAAGAGAACTATCTGATCAAGAAGCTCTTCACGGCCGCGGGTGCCATCCAGATCGAGAACCAAGCCCGTATTTGACACTCCAGCACGGTTCCCAGTTTGGGAGCCTCGTTCGGTCGCGGCGGCGCGACACAGACCCTGCAAGACCTGGCGAACGCCGATTGCATCGTCATCCAGGGCGGCAACGCCGCTGAGGCACACCCGGTGGGCTTCCAGTGGATCTCCGAGGCGAAGGCCCGAGGCGCGCGGATCATCCACGTCGACCCCAGGTTCACCCGCACCGGCGCGGTAGCCGACAAGCACATTCCGATCCGGGTCGGCTCCGACGTCGTGCTGCTGGGCGGCCTGATCAACTATGTGATCACCCACGACCTGTGGTTCAAGGAGTACGTCGTCGCGTACACCAACGCCGCGACCCTGATCAACGAGGACTTCCGGGACACCGAAGACCTCGGTGGTCTGTTCTCCGGCTTCGACCCCGAGACGGGCAAGTACGACCCGTCGACATGGGCGTACGCCGAGCAGGATGGCGGCAGCATCGAATCCTCCGGCGGCGGCCATCACCATGGCACCAGTACGTCAGCCGCGCCGGGCGACGCCTACGGCAGCGGCGGTCCGCCACTGGAGCACGCCCGGGTAGTTCGGGACGACACTCTCCAGGACCCTCGAACGGTGTTCCAGATCCTCAAACGGCACTACTCCCGCTACACCCCGGAGATGGTGCGGGACATGTGTGGGATCAGCCTCGACGACTTCGAGTACCTGGCCCGGTCGGTAACCGAGAATTCCGGCCGCGAGCGGACCACCTGCTTCGCCTACGCGACCGGCTGGACCCAGCACTCCCTGGGCGCACAGTTCATCCGGACGGCTGCGATCCTGCAGCTGCTACTCGGCAACATGGGTCGCCCGGGCGGCGGAATCATGGCCCTGCGTGGTCACGCCAGCATTCAGGGCGCCTCCGACATACCGACGCTGTTCAATCTGCTCCCCGGCTACCTGCCCATGCCCGTCGCGGGCACGCATGACCACTTTCGCGAGTACATCGACGCAATCGGCTCGAAGAAGCAGAAGGGCTTCTGGGCCAACGCCGACGCCTACACCGTGAGCCTGCTCAAAGCGTGGTGGGGTGACGCGGCCCGCGAGGACAACAACTGGGCCTACGACTACCTACCACGCCTGACGGGCGCGCACGGCACGTATCAGACCGTGGCCGACATGCTGGCCGACCAGGTGGAGGGCTATTTCCTGCTGGGGCAGAACCCTGCCGTCGGATCGGCCAACGGCCGGATGCAGCGACTGGGCATGGCGCACCTCAAGTGGCTGGTCGTGCGTGACTTCAACATGATCGAGTCGGCGATCTGGTGGAAGGAGGGCCCTGAGATCGAGTCCGGCGAGTTGCGCACCGAGGACATCGAGACCGAGGTGTTCTTCATGCCCGCTGCGACGCACGTGGAGAAGGCCGGTTCGTTCACCCAAACCCAGCGGCTGCTTCAGTGGCGCCACCAGGCGGTCGCGCCGCCGGGCGAATGCCAGAGCGAATTGCAGTTCTTCTTCGAACTGGGCCGGCGGATCAAGGAGAAGCTGGCCGATTCGACCGACGAACGCGACCGGCCTCTGATCGATCTGACTTGGGACTATCCCACCGATGAGCACGGCGAGCCGGATCCGGTGGCGGTGCTGGCCGAGATCAACGGGAGCCACCTGACCGGCCCTGATGCCGGCAAGCCGCTGTCAACTTTTAACGAGATGCGCGCTGACGGGTCCACCGCCGGCGGCTGCTGGATCTATACCGGCGTGTACGCCAACGGCATCAACCAGGCGGCCCGCCGGGTGCCCGGCGGCGGCTCCGGGCCGAGCCAGTCCGAGTGGGGCTGGGCCTGGCCGGCTGACCGGCGGATCCTGTACAACCGTGCGTCGGCGGACCCGGACGGTAAGCCGTGGAGTGAGCGCAAGAAATACATCTGGTGGGACGAACAGCAGGGCCGCTGGGTCGGTGATGACGTGCCCGACTTCCCGATCGACCGGGCCCCGGGCAGCCGCCCTGACCCGGCGCTGGGTGGTCCAGACGCGCTCGCCGGCGATGACCCATTCGTGATGCAATCCGACGGCAAGGGCTGGCTGTTCACCCCGACCGGCATGGTGGACGGCCCGCTGCCCACGCATTACGAGCCGCAGGAGTCGCCGGTGGCCAACGCGCTCTACCCGCAGCAGCAGAGCCCCGCACGGGTGATATTTGCGCGCACGGACAACTTCAGTGCGCCGAGCGCCGGTCACCCGGGCGTGGACGTCTACCCCTACGTGTTCACCACCTATCGGCTCACCGAACACCACACCGCGGGCGGGATGAGCCGTTGGCAGCCGTACCTCGCCGAGCTGCAACCCGAGTTGTTCTGCGAGGTGTCCCCGGAACTGGCTGCCGAGCGCGGTCTGGAGCCGTACGGCTGGGCCACCATCATTTCGCCACGGGCGGCCATCGAGACCAGGGTGCTGGTCACGGAACGGATGACCCCTCTGGCCATCGGCGGCCGCACAGTGCATCAGATCGGGCTGCCGTATCACTGGGGAGTGGGCAGCGACGCGGTGGTCAG
- a CDS encoding ATP-dependent Clp protease ATP-binding subunit codes for MSDFDDFFDDVFQRFFGPGGRSRPPVQQVDLGRLLTDSAKQLVGAARDAAVEWGNPEITAEHLLYAAATNEPTRDAIASLQLDPDRVADQMKAAVGRGDASGDTPTLSPAAKRALRVAQQHAAQAGQSYVGPEDILLGIAATPDTAATKVLAGAPSLRAASSGKQQPASDTPTLDQYARDVTADARAGKLDPVVGRADEISQTVEILSRRRKNNPVLIGDPGVGKTAIVEGLAQRIVNGDVPKTLADRRVVALDVGSLVAGSKYRGEFEERLTKILDEVRDHSDELVVFIDELHTIVGAGSTGDGSMDAGNLLKPALARGDLNAIGATTIDEYRRYIEKDAALERRFQPVMVSEPSVDDTIEILRGLADVYEEHHQVHFSDESLVAAAELSDRYITDRFLPDKAIDLMDQAGARVRLRTKTPSADAKSLEEQLARLNREKDAAVAAEDFEKANELKKEIAQQIENAKEQVGEIEAGAEPQVGVVDIAEVVSRQTGIPVTELTAEERDKLMALEDVLHNRVIGQEDAVTAVAEAVRRSRAGLADPNRPIGSFLFLGPTGVGKTELAKALAEAVFGDEGRMIRFDMSEFQEKHTVSRLVGSPPGYVGYEDAGQLTDKVRRQPYSVILFDEIEKAHPDVFNVLLQLLDDGRVTDAQGRTVDFKNTIVILTSNIGSDLILDAPDGDVEKITPKLMELLGTRFRPEFLNRIDETIVFHRLDQAQLRQIIELILDGTRRLLHAQDIELDVTTKAEDWLAEEGFDPKFGARPLRRTVQRQLDNKLSGLLLKGTVRPGDTVRVDADANGLVIETVSPGGAEGTADDETQAAADGQADEEKSTKKSPRKTPAKKG; via the coding sequence ATGAGTGATTTCGACGACTTCTTCGATGATGTGTTCCAGAGGTTCTTCGGTCCGGGTGGGCGCTCGCGGCCGCCCGTACAGCAAGTCGACCTCGGCCGGCTCTTGACGGACAGCGCCAAGCAACTCGTCGGAGCGGCGCGCGACGCCGCCGTGGAATGGGGAAATCCGGAGATCACCGCTGAGCATCTGCTCTATGCCGCCGCGACCAACGAGCCGACCCGCGACGCCATCGCCAGCCTGCAACTGGACCCGGATCGAGTGGCCGATCAGATGAAGGCGGCGGTCGGACGCGGTGACGCCTCGGGCGACACGCCGACGCTGAGCCCGGCAGCCAAACGTGCCCTGCGCGTCGCGCAGCAACATGCCGCCCAGGCCGGGCAGAGCTACGTCGGCCCGGAGGACATCCTGCTCGGTATCGCCGCGACGCCGGACACCGCGGCCACCAAGGTCCTCGCCGGCGCACCCAGTCTGCGGGCCGCGTCGTCCGGCAAGCAGCAGCCCGCCAGCGACACCCCCACGCTCGACCAGTACGCCCGCGACGTGACCGCCGACGCCCGCGCCGGCAAGCTCGACCCGGTCGTCGGTCGCGCCGACGAGATCTCGCAGACCGTGGAGATTCTGTCGCGTCGGCGCAAGAACAATCCCGTCCTCATCGGTGACCCCGGAGTCGGCAAGACCGCGATCGTCGAGGGCCTCGCGCAGCGCATCGTCAACGGCGACGTGCCCAAGACCCTGGCCGACCGGCGCGTCGTGGCACTGGACGTCGGGTCGCTGGTCGCCGGGAGCAAGTACCGCGGAGAGTTCGAGGAGCGGCTCACCAAGATCCTCGACGAGGTGCGGGACCACTCCGACGAGCTGGTGGTGTTCATCGACGAATTGCACACCATCGTCGGTGCCGGTTCGACCGGTGACGGATCGATGGATGCCGGCAACCTGCTCAAGCCGGCCCTGGCGCGTGGTGATCTCAACGCCATCGGCGCCACCACCATCGACGAATACCGGCGCTACATCGAGAAGGACGCTGCGCTGGAGCGGCGGTTCCAGCCCGTGATGGTGTCCGAGCCGTCCGTCGACGACACCATCGAGATCCTGCGTGGGCTCGCCGATGTGTACGAGGAGCACCACCAGGTGCACTTCAGCGACGAATCACTGGTCGCTGCGGCCGAACTGTCGGATCGCTACATCACCGACCGGTTCCTGCCCGACAAGGCGATCGACCTGATGGACCAGGCCGGGGCCCGGGTGCGGCTGCGCACCAAGACGCCCAGTGCCGACGCGAAATCGCTGGAGGAGCAGCTGGCCCGGCTCAACCGTGAGAAGGACGCTGCAGTTGCCGCCGAGGATTTCGAGAAGGCCAACGAGCTCAAGAAGGAGATCGCTCAGCAGATCGAGAACGCCAAGGAGCAGGTCGGTGAGATCGAGGCCGGCGCCGAACCGCAGGTCGGCGTCGTCGACATCGCCGAGGTGGTGTCGCGGCAGACGGGCATCCCCGTCACCGAGCTGACCGCCGAGGAACGCGACAAGCTGATGGCGCTGGAAGATGTGCTGCACAACCGCGTCATCGGGCAGGAGGACGCCGTGACCGCGGTCGCCGAGGCCGTGCGACGCTCGCGTGCCGGACTGGCCGATCCGAACCGCCCGATCGGCTCGTTCCTGTTCCTCGGGCCCACCGGGGTCGGCAAGACCGAGCTGGCCAAGGCGCTGGCGGAGGCGGTGTTCGGCGACGAGGGCCGGATGATCCGCTTCGACATGAGCGAGTTCCAGGAGAAGCACACCGTGTCGCGGCTGGTCGGCTCGCCTCCCGGCTACGTCGGCTACGAGGATGCCGGTCAGCTCACGGACAAGGTTCGGCGCCAACCGTATTCGGTGATCTTGTTCGACGAGATCGAGAAGGCGCACCCGGATGTGTTCAACGTGCTGCTGCAACTGCTCGACGACGGTCGGGTTACCGACGCGCAGGGCCGCACAGTGGATTTCAAGAACACCATCGTGATCCTGACGAGCAACATCGGTTCAGATCTGATCCTCGACGCACCCGACGGGGACGTCGAGAAGATCACGCCGAAGCTCATGGAGTTGCTGGGCACCCGGTTCCGGCCGGAGTTCCTCAACCGCATCGACGAGACCATCGTGTTCCACCGGCTCGACCAGGCGCAGCTGCGCCAGATCATCGAGCTCATCCTGGACGGTACGCGGCGGCTCCTGCACGCCCAGGACATCGAGCTCGACGTGACCACCAAGGCCGAGGACTGGCTCGCCGAGGAAGGCTTCGATCCCAAGTTCGGGGCCCGGCCGCTGCGCCGCACCGTGCAGCGTCAGCTGGACAACAAGCTGTCCGGGCTGTTGTTGAAAGGCACTGTGCGCCCTGGTGATACGGTCCGGGTCGACGCCGATGCGAACGGTCTGGTGATCGAGACGGTCAGCCCCGGCGGGGCAGAGGGCACCGCCGACGATGAAACCCAGGCGGCTGCGGACGGACAGGCCGACGAAGAGAAGTCCACGAAGAAGAGTCCGAGGAAGACGCCGGCCAAGAAGGGCTGA